From one Leifsonia soli genomic stretch:
- the zwf gene encoding glucose-6-phosphate dehydrogenase, which yields MSPVEITPEFNPLRLPSDRRLNRIAGPSSLIIFGVTGDLSRKKLMPAVYDLANRGLLPPGFSLVGFARRDWEDQDFEKVVYDAVKQYARTPFDDDVWQQLAQGIRFVPGEFDDDEAFQRLKQTVEELDKERGTMGNHAFYLSIPPKAFPIVTEQLKRSGLADQSGDGWRRVVIEKPFGHDLQSARELNAVVETVFPPDSVFRIDHYLGKETVQNILALRFANELYEPIWNANYVDHVQITMAEDIGVGGRAGYYDGIGAARDVIQNHLLQLLALTAMEEPISFNATDLRAEKEKVLAAVRLPKDLAKSTARGQYGPGWQGGEKVPGFLEEDGMNPHSTTETYAAIKLEIGTRRWAGVPFYLRAGKRLGRRVTEIAVVFKRAPQQLFAESQTSALGQNALVIRVQPDEGVTIRFGSKVPGAGMQVRDVSMDFGYGHAFTEASPEAYERLILDVLLGDPPLFPRHEEVELSWKILDPIEDFWATQGQPEQYRPGTWGPKSADELLARDGRVWRRP from the coding sequence GTGTCACCGGTGGAAATCACCCCGGAGTTCAACCCGTTGCGGTTGCCCTCCGACCGCCGCCTGAACCGCATCGCCGGGCCCAGCAGCCTCATCATCTTCGGCGTGACAGGCGACCTGTCGCGCAAGAAGCTGATGCCGGCCGTGTACGACCTCGCGAACCGCGGCCTGCTGCCGCCCGGGTTCTCGCTCGTCGGGTTCGCCCGGCGTGACTGGGAGGATCAGGACTTCGAGAAGGTCGTGTACGACGCGGTCAAGCAGTACGCCCGCACGCCGTTCGACGACGACGTATGGCAGCAGCTCGCACAGGGCATCCGCTTCGTGCCGGGCGAGTTCGACGACGACGAGGCGTTCCAGCGCCTCAAGCAGACGGTCGAGGAGCTGGACAAGGAGCGCGGGACCATGGGCAACCATGCGTTCTACCTGTCCATCCCTCCGAAGGCGTTCCCGATCGTCACCGAGCAGCTGAAGCGCTCCGGCCTCGCCGACCAGTCCGGCGACGGCTGGCGGCGCGTCGTCATCGAGAAGCCGTTCGGACACGACCTGCAGTCGGCGCGCGAGCTCAACGCGGTCGTCGAGACGGTGTTCCCGCCGGACTCGGTGTTCCGGATCGACCACTACCTCGGCAAGGAGACGGTCCAGAACATCCTGGCGCTGCGCTTCGCGAACGAGCTGTACGAGCCGATCTGGAACGCCAACTACGTCGACCACGTGCAGATCACCATGGCCGAGGACATCGGCGTCGGCGGCCGTGCCGGCTACTACGACGGCATCGGCGCTGCCCGCGACGTCATCCAGAACCACCTGCTCCAGCTCCTCGCCCTCACGGCGATGGAGGAGCCCATCTCGTTCAACGCCACAGACCTGCGCGCCGAGAAGGAGAAGGTGCTCGCCGCCGTCCGGCTGCCCAAGGACCTCGCGAAGTCGACGGCCCGCGGACAGTACGGGCCCGGCTGGCAGGGCGGCGAGAAGGTCCCTGGCTTCCTGGAGGAGGACGGGATGAACCCGCACTCCACCACGGAGACCTACGCGGCCATCAAGCTGGAGATCGGCACCCGCCGCTGGGCGGGCGTCCCGTTCTACCTGCGCGCAGGCAAGCGCCTCGGCCGCCGCGTCACCGAGATCGCCGTGGTCTTCAAGCGTGCACCGCAGCAGCTCTTCGCGGAGTCGCAGACCAGCGCGCTCGGCCAGAACGCGCTCGTGATCCGCGTGCAGCCGGACGAGGGTGTGACCATCCGCTTCGGCTCGAAGGTGCCCGGCGCCGGCATGCAGGTGCGCGACGTCAGCATGGACTTCGGCTACGGCCACGCCTTCACCGAGGCCAGCCCCGAGGCGTACGAGCGGCTCATCCTGGATGTGCTCCTCGGCGACCCGCCGCTGTTCCCCCGCCACGAGGAGGTCGAGCTCTCCTGGAAGATCCTCGACCCGATCGAGGACTTCTGGGCCACGCAGGGCCAGCCCGAGCAGTACCGCCCCGGAACCTGGGGCCCGAAATCGGCCGACGAGCTCCTCGCCCGCGACGGCCGCGTCTGGAGGCGTCCATGA
- the tal gene encoding transaldolase: MTDTTATAATPTAALSAAGVSIWLDDLSRERINTGNLEKLIAEKNVVGVTTNPTIFAAALSKGEAYDEQVRQLAAAGLDVDDAIFEITTDDVAKASDIFHSVYERSNGVDGRVSIEVAPALAHDAKATIAAAKKLSDKIQKPNVMIKIPATVEGLEAITETIAAGISVNVTLIFSLERYRAVIDAYLTGLEKAKEAGIDLSGIHSVASFFVSRVDTEVDKRLSAIGTDEAEGLKSKAGIANARLAYEVYEQQFATERAKLLVQAGANEQRPLWASTGVKDPNLPDTLYVEALVAPNVVNTMPEKTLDATFDHGHITGDTVTGTYAESNDVLNKLADLGISYDDVTETLEREGVEKFNVSWGELVETVKTALEGAAK; encoded by the coding sequence ATGACCGACACAACCGCCACCGCCGCGACCCCCACGGCCGCACTGTCCGCAGCGGGCGTCAGCATCTGGCTGGACGACCTGTCGCGTGAGCGCATCAACACGGGCAACCTGGAGAAGCTCATCGCCGAGAAGAACGTGGTCGGAGTGACCACGAACCCGACGATCTTCGCCGCCGCCCTCTCCAAGGGAGAGGCCTACGACGAGCAGGTCCGCCAGCTCGCCGCCGCCGGCCTGGACGTCGACGACGCGATCTTCGAGATCACCACGGACGACGTGGCGAAGGCGAGCGACATCTTCCACAGCGTCTACGAGCGCTCCAACGGCGTCGACGGCCGCGTCTCCATCGAGGTCGCCCCGGCGCTCGCCCACGACGCGAAGGCCACCATCGCGGCCGCCAAGAAGCTCTCGGACAAGATCCAGAAGCCGAACGTCATGATCAAGATCCCGGCGACGGTCGAGGGTCTCGAGGCCATCACGGAGACCATCGCGGCCGGCATCAGCGTCAACGTGACCCTGATCTTCAGCCTCGAGCGCTACCGCGCCGTCATCGACGCCTACCTCACCGGCCTCGAGAAGGCCAAGGAGGCGGGCATCGACCTCTCCGGCATCCACTCGGTCGCCTCGTTCTTCGTCTCCCGCGTCGACACCGAGGTGGACAAGCGCCTCAGCGCGATCGGCACGGACGAGGCCGAGGGCCTCAAGAGCAAGGCGGGCATCGCCAACGCCCGCCTCGCGTACGAGGTGTACGAGCAGCAGTTCGCAACCGAGCGCGCGAAGCTCCTCGTCCAGGCCGGCGCGAACGAGCAGCGTCCGCTGTGGGCCTCCACCGGTGTGAAGGACCCGAACCTGCCCGACACGCTGTACGTCGAGGCGCTCGTCGCCCCGAACGTCGTGAACACGATGCCCGAGAAGACGCTCGACGCGACCTTCGACCACGGCCACATCACCGGCGACACCGTCACCGGCACCTATGCCGAGTCGAACGACGTGCTCAACAAGCTCGCCGACCTCGGCATCAGCTACGACGACGTGACCGAGACCCTCGAGCGCGAAGGCGTCGAGAAGTTCAACGTCTCGTGGGGCGAGCTCGTCGAGACCGTGAAGACCGCCCTCGAGGGAGCCGCCAAGTGA
- the tkt gene encoding transketolase produces MAALQWDPIDNKAVDTARVLAADAVEKVGNGHPGTAMSLAPAAYLLFQKVMRRDPRDQHWLGRDRFILSAGHSSLTQYIQLYLGGYGLELDDLKKLRTWGSLTPGHPEYGHTDGVEITTGPLGQGISSAVGFAYAERFERGLFDPDAAPGTSPFDHYVYVIASDGDLEEGVSSEASSLAGHQELGNLIAIYDSNQISIEDDTDIAFTEDVKARYEAYHWDVQVVDWKKTGVYQEDVQELYTAIENAKAVTDKPSLIILKTIIGWPAPKKQNTGKIHGSALGADELRAVKEVLGFDPEQTFEVADEVIEHTRKAIERGAAERAEWQKGFDAWAEANPERKQLLDRLLSGEAPDLESVIPVFEPGKDVSTRAASGKVLNAIAPAMPELWGGSADLAESNNTTIEGAPSFVPSERSTHEWTGNPYGRVLHFGIREHAMAAIINGIVLHGPTRPFGGTFLIFSDYQRPSLRLSALMDIPSIFVWTHDSVALGEDGPTHQPIEQLSTLRAIPNFTVVRPGDANEVAWAWKTMLERRQGPAGIALTRQNIPVFERGEGEAEGDTLASAKNVAKGAYILAEAPGGTPDVIFIATGSEVQIALEAREELRGEGINARVVSAPSLEWFAEQPAEYREKVLPEAVKARVSIEAGLALAWDKIVGDHGRSVSIEHFGASADYKTLFREFGMTTEHAVSAAKESLASL; encoded by the coding sequence GTGGCAGCACTGCAGTGGGATCCCATTGACAACAAGGCAGTAGACACGGCGCGCGTCCTCGCGGCCGACGCGGTGGAGAAGGTGGGCAACGGGCATCCCGGCACCGCCATGAGCCTCGCCCCCGCGGCCTACCTGCTGTTCCAGAAGGTGATGCGCCGCGACCCGCGCGACCAGCACTGGCTCGGCCGCGACCGCTTCATCCTCTCGGCGGGCCACTCGTCCCTGACCCAGTACATCCAGCTCTATCTGGGCGGATACGGTCTCGAACTCGACGACCTGAAGAAGCTCCGCACCTGGGGCTCCCTCACCCCCGGCCACCCCGAGTACGGACACACCGACGGCGTGGAGATCACCACAGGACCTCTCGGTCAGGGCATCTCCTCCGCCGTCGGTTTCGCTTATGCGGAGCGGTTCGAGCGCGGTCTGTTCGACCCGGACGCCGCCCCCGGCACCAGCCCGTTCGACCACTACGTCTACGTGATCGCCTCCGACGGCGACCTCGAGGAGGGCGTCAGCTCCGAGGCGTCGTCGCTCGCCGGCCACCAGGAGCTCGGCAACCTGATCGCGATCTACGACAGCAACCAGATCTCGATCGAGGACGACACCGACATCGCGTTCACCGAGGATGTCAAGGCGCGCTACGAGGCGTACCACTGGGACGTCCAGGTGGTCGACTGGAAGAAGACCGGCGTCTACCAGGAGGACGTGCAGGAGCTCTACACGGCCATCGAGAACGCCAAGGCGGTCACCGACAAGCCGTCGCTGATCATCCTCAAGACGATCATCGGCTGGCCTGCGCCGAAGAAGCAGAACACCGGCAAGATCCACGGGTCCGCCCTGGGCGCCGACGAGCTGCGTGCGGTCAAGGAGGTGCTCGGCTTCGACCCGGAGCAGACCTTCGAGGTCGCCGACGAGGTCATCGAGCACACCCGCAAGGCGATCGAGCGGGGAGCCGCCGAGCGCGCCGAGTGGCAGAAGGGCTTCGACGCCTGGGCCGAGGCGAACCCCGAGCGCAAGCAGCTGCTCGACCGCCTGCTGTCGGGCGAGGCGCCCGACCTCGAGAGCGTCATCCCCGTCTTCGAGCCGGGCAAGGACGTCTCGACCCGCGCCGCGAGCGGCAAGGTCCTGAACGCCATCGCGCCGGCCATGCCGGAGCTGTGGGGCGGTTCCGCCGACCTCGCCGAGTCGAACAACACCACCATCGAGGGCGCCCCCTCGTTCGTGCCGAGCGAGCGCTCGACCCACGAGTGGACGGGCAACCCGTACGGCCGCGTGCTGCACTTCGGCATCCGCGAGCACGCGATGGCCGCGATCATCAACGGCATCGTGCTGCACGGACCGACGCGTCCGTTCGGCGGCACGTTCCTGATCTTCAGCGACTACCAGCGCCCGTCGCTGCGTCTGTCGGCCCTGATGGACATCCCGTCGATCTTCGTCTGGACCCACGACTCCGTGGCCCTCGGCGAGGACGGCCCGACGCACCAGCCGATCGAGCAGCTCTCGACGCTGCGCGCCATCCCGAACTTCACGGTCGTCCGCCCCGGCGACGCCAACGAGGTGGCCTGGGCCTGGAAGACCATGCTGGAGCGCCGCCAGGGCCCGGCCGGCATCGCGCTGACCCGCCAGAACATCCCGGTTTTCGAGCGCGGAGAGGGCGAAGCAGAGGGCGACACCCTGGCGTCGGCGAAGAACGTCGCGAAGGGCGCGTACATCCTGGCCGAGGCGCCGGGCGGCACGCCGGACGTGATCTTCATCGCGACCGGCTCCGAGGTCCAGATCGCACTGGAGGCCCGCGAGGAGCTGCGCGGCGAGGGCATCAACGCCCGCGTCGTCTCCGCCCCGAGCCTCGAGTGGTTCGCCGAGCAGCCCGCCGAGTACCGCGAGAAAGTACTCCCCGAGGCCGTCAAGGCCCGCGTCTCGATCGAGGCCGGTCTGGCGCTCGCCTGGGACAAGATCGTCGGCGACCACGGCCGCAGCGTGTCGATCGAGCACTTCGGTGCGTCGGCCGACTACAAGACGCTGTTCCGCGAGTTCGGCATGACCACCGAGCACGCCGTGTCCGCAGCGAAGGAATCGCTCGCGTCGCTCTGA
- a CDS encoding glucose-6-phosphate isomerase: MTFRIHVTGPAAEAVRTVVPQLVADKVASGITALDPALWGPAAEAEASKRLGWTEAVAISRPLVPEIVALRDELHAKGVNHIVLAGMGGSSLAPEVITRTAEAELTVLDSTDPGQALSALRDRLEATALVVSSKSGSTLETDSQRRVYEKWFQDAGIDPRERIVVVTDPGSPLDQSAREAGYRVFNADPNVGGRYSALTAFGLVPSGLAGVDISELLDEADATSIELAVDNEQNPGLVLGAAIAGTSPLKDKLGIVSDGTHIVGFADWAEQLIAESTGKEGTGLLPVVLDKLAPELESKPADLQVVRLVSNAEAHHLFPADRHEGEILVSGSLGAQILVWEYAVAVAGRLLGINPFDQPDVEAAKAAARSLLDNRPEPAAPAFSAGGIEVRSTGSFLGGAGTLDAAVDALLAQLGPDGYVAVQAYVDRLALPQLAGIRDLLAAKADRPVTFGWGPRFLHSTGQFHKGGPAVGVFLQITATPSEDLEIPGRPFTFGQLIQAQAAGDASVLGDHGRPVLTLTLTNPEADVVSLFEAVN, from the coding sequence GTGACGTTCCGCATCCACGTCACCGGTCCGGCGGCGGAGGCCGTCCGCACGGTGGTGCCGCAGCTCGTCGCCGACAAGGTGGCGTCCGGCATCACGGCGCTCGACCCGGCCCTCTGGGGCCCCGCCGCCGAGGCCGAGGCGAGCAAGCGCCTCGGCTGGACCGAAGCCGTCGCGATCTCGCGCCCCCTGGTCCCCGAGATCGTCGCCCTGCGCGACGAGCTGCACGCGAAGGGCGTGAACCACATCGTCCTCGCCGGCATGGGCGGCTCCTCGCTCGCTCCCGAGGTCATCACGCGCACCGCCGAGGCCGAGCTCACCGTGCTCGACTCGACCGACCCCGGCCAGGCGCTCTCCGCCCTCCGCGACCGGCTGGAGGCCACCGCCCTGGTTGTGTCGTCCAAGTCGGGCTCGACGCTCGAGACGGACAGCCAGCGCCGCGTGTACGAGAAGTGGTTCCAGGACGCCGGCATCGACCCGCGCGAGCGGATCGTCGTCGTCACCGACCCCGGCTCGCCGCTCGACCAGTCGGCCCGTGAGGCCGGCTACCGCGTGTTCAACGCCGACCCGAACGTGGGCGGCCGCTACTCGGCGCTCACCGCGTTCGGCCTCGTCCCCTCCGGCCTCGCCGGCGTGGACATCTCCGAGCTCCTCGACGAGGCCGACGCCACGTCGATCGAGCTCGCGGTCGACAACGAGCAGAACCCGGGCCTCGTGCTCGGCGCCGCGATCGCCGGCACGAGCCCGCTCAAGGACAAGCTCGGCATCGTCTCCGACGGGACCCACATCGTGGGCTTCGCCGACTGGGCCGAGCAGCTGATCGCCGAGTCCACGGGCAAGGAGGGCACCGGACTGCTTCCGGTCGTGCTCGACAAGCTCGCCCCCGAGCTCGAGTCGAAGCCGGCCGACCTGCAGGTCGTGCGTCTCGTCTCGAACGCCGAGGCCCACCACCTCTTCCCGGCCGACCGTCACGAGGGCGAGATCCTCGTCTCGGGCAGCCTCGGCGCCCAGATCCTGGTCTGGGAGTACGCGGTCGCGGTCGCCGGGCGCCTGCTCGGCATCAACCCGTTCGATCAGCCGGATGTGGAGGCGGCGAAGGCCGCCGCGCGCTCGCTGCTCGACAACCGCCCGGAGCCTGCCGCCCCCGCGTTCAGCGCGGGCGGCATCGAGGTCCGCAGCACCGGTTCCTTCCTCGGCGGCGCCGGGACCCTGGACGCCGCGGTGGATGCGCTCCTCGCCCAGCTCGGACCGGACGGCTACGTCGCGGTCCAGGCCTACGTCGACCGTCTCGCCCTCCCCCAGCTCGCGGGCATCCGCGACCTGCTGGCGGCGAAGGCCGACCGGCCGGTCACCTTCGGCTGGGGACCGCGCTTCCTGCACTCGACGGGTCAGTTCCACAAGGGCGGTCCGGCGGTCGGCGTGTTCCTGCAGATCACGGCGACGCCCTCCGAGGACCTCGAGATCCCCGGCCGTCCCTTCACCTTCGGGCAGCTCATCCAGGCCCAGGCCGCCGGCGACGCCAGCGTCCTCGGCGACCACGGACGCCCGGTGCTGACGTTGACGCTCACGAACCCCGAGGCGGATGTCGTCTCGCTGTTCGAGGCCGTCAACTGA
- the pgl gene encoding 6-phosphogluconolactonase, whose product MTNERRVLVHPDKEALTASVAARFLTKTIDIVDDQGAANIALTGGTMGIAVLEAVNASPARDTIDWSKVHFWWGDERFVPRDSPDRNERQAREALLDHIAVPPENVHPFPSSDETPDIDEAARLYAAELEAFAHEGWPVPKFDITFLGVGPDGHIASLFPDRPGIREEKASVIAERDSPKPPPQRLSLTRPVINSSDRIWLVLSGTDKASALGLALAGASYTEVPVAGAKGRKRTVFFVDKDAAVDVPENLIAPSY is encoded by the coding sequence ATGACGAACGAACGGCGGGTGCTCGTCCACCCCGACAAGGAAGCACTCACCGCGTCTGTCGCGGCGCGCTTCCTCACCAAGACGATCGACATCGTCGACGACCAGGGGGCGGCGAACATCGCGCTCACCGGCGGCACGATGGGCATCGCGGTGCTGGAGGCGGTCAACGCCTCCCCCGCCCGCGACACCATCGACTGGTCGAAGGTGCACTTCTGGTGGGGAGACGAGCGGTTCGTGCCGCGGGACAGCCCCGACCGCAACGAGCGCCAGGCCCGCGAGGCCCTGCTCGACCACATCGCGGTCCCGCCGGAGAACGTGCACCCCTTCCCGTCGTCGGATGAGACCCCGGACATCGACGAGGCCGCCCGCCTGTACGCGGCGGAGCTCGAGGCGTTCGCCCACGAGGGCTGGCCGGTGCCGAAGTTCGACATCACGTTCCTCGGCGTCGGGCCGGACGGCCACATCGCGTCGCTTTTCCCCGACCGTCCGGGGATCCGCGAGGAGAAGGCGTCGGTGATCGCCGAGCGCGACTCGCCGAAGCCTCCACCGCAGCGGCTGAGCCTCACCCGCCCGGTGATCAACTCCTCCGACCGGATCTGGCTCGTGCTGTCCGGCACCGACAAGGCCAGCGCCCTCGGCCTCGCCCTCGCCGGCGCCAGCTACACCGAGGTCCCGGTCGCGGGGGCGAAGGGTCGCAAGCGCACCGTGTTCTTCGTGGACAAGGATGCGGCGGTCGACGTTCCCGAGAACCTCATCGCAC
- a CDS encoding glucose-6-phosphate dehydrogenase assembly protein OpcA, protein MIVDLPATTVSNISKALVKIREEGGAVALGRVLTLIIATHLGQEEEAIEAANDASREHPMRVIVVSTEEERTHNGDGRLDAQIRVGGDAGASEVIVLRAYGETASDEEGLVTGLLLPDAPVVVWWPGIAPEKASTSPLGRIATRRITDASAQPNPQEFLFHLGKTYAPGDTDFAWTRLTLWRAQLAAVLDQPPFEPIIAVDVAGAADSPSTLLLAAWLRLQLQVPVKYDLASRAIGSGGIHGVTMERASGVIELRREVPNVARLSQPGQPSHDLSLPRRSLRDCLAEELRRLDPDDLYGEVITKGLALLETSDEGAGARA, encoded by the coding sequence ATGATCGTCGACCTTCCCGCGACGACCGTCAGCAATATCTCGAAGGCGCTCGTCAAGATCCGTGAGGAGGGCGGCGCCGTCGCCCTCGGCCGCGTGCTGACCCTCATCATCGCGACCCACCTCGGGCAGGAGGAGGAGGCCATCGAGGCCGCCAACGACGCCTCCCGCGAGCACCCCATGCGCGTGATCGTGGTGTCGACCGAGGAGGAGCGGACCCACAACGGCGACGGCCGACTCGACGCGCAGATCCGCGTCGGCGGCGACGCCGGGGCCAGCGAGGTCATCGTGCTCCGCGCCTACGGCGAGACGGCGAGCGACGAGGAGGGACTGGTCACCGGCCTGCTCCTCCCCGACGCCCCCGTCGTCGTCTGGTGGCCGGGGATCGCTCCCGAGAAGGCGTCCACCTCTCCCCTGGGCCGCATCGCGACCCGGCGGATCACCGACGCCTCCGCGCAGCCGAACCCGCAGGAGTTCCTGTTCCACCTGGGGAAGACCTATGCCCCCGGCGACACGGACTTCGCCTGGACCCGGCTGACGCTGTGGCGCGCTCAGCTCGCCGCGGTGCTCGACCAGCCGCCGTTCGAGCCGATCATCGCTGTCGACGTCGCCGGTGCGGCCGACTCGCCGTCCACGCTGCTCCTGGCCGCCTGGCTGCGACTGCAGCTGCAGGTGCCCGTGAAGTACGACCTCGCCTCGCGCGCGATCGGCTCCGGCGGCATCCACGGCGTCACGATGGAGCGCGCCTCCGGCGTGATCGAGCTGCGACGCGAGGTGCCCAACGTGGCACGTCTGTCGCAGCCCGGCCAGCCGTCGCACGACCTCTCCCTGCCACGCCGCAGCCTACGGGACTGCCTGGCGGAAGAACTGCGTAGGCTGGACCCGGACGACCTCTACGGCGAGGTCATCACCAAGGGTCTCGCACTGCTGGAGACCTCCGACGAAGGAGCAGGCGCCAGGGCATGA